A genomic region of uncultured Roseibium sp. contains the following coding sequences:
- a CDS encoding ABC transporter ATP-binding protein: MSIAVSSISKSFGPHAALNDVSLSIETGTFFVVLGPSGCGKSTLLRAIAGLEPIDAGRIALGGSDVAHDGFHMAPEHRRVGVVFQSYALWPHMSVSGNVAFPLETAGEKRGDVSARVSDCLETVSLTAFASRKPAELSGGQRQRVALARCLAQGAKTVLMDEPLANLDPHLRGVMEEELAAFHNASGATTLFITHDQREAMALADKVAVMWDGEILQVDEADAIYRRPSSRRVAGFIGRSSLVPVRVDDVIGEQARVSLGRSSILSDCTAGTAAGPATLLIRPEHLVPDAENPDLEGTVLRTVYRGGSWDVFVAVEGLKDPLLVTLYAKAAVGDVLPLAVTRSWVLPDQCP, encoded by the coding sequence ATGTCCATTGCGGTTTCCTCCATTTCAAAATCCTTCGGCCCGCACGCGGCGTTGAACGACGTGTCGCTCTCCATCGAGACGGGAACCTTCTTCGTCGTTCTGGGCCCGTCGGGCTGCGGGAAGTCGACCCTGTTGCGCGCCATTGCGGGTCTTGAGCCGATCGATGCGGGACGCATCGCGCTTGGCGGCAGTGACGTTGCCCATGACGGGTTCCACATGGCGCCGGAGCATCGGCGTGTCGGCGTCGTCTTCCAGTCCTATGCCCTGTGGCCGCACATGAGCGTATCCGGCAATGTCGCCTTTCCGCTCGAAACGGCAGGAGAAAAGCGAGGTGACGTGTCTGCCCGGGTTTCGGATTGCCTGGAGACCGTGTCCCTGACGGCTTTTGCGAGCCGCAAGCCGGCTGAGCTTTCCGGCGGTCAACGTCAACGGGTGGCGCTTGCCCGCTGTCTCGCCCAGGGCGCCAAGACCGTCCTGATGGATGAACCGCTCGCCAATCTCGATCCGCATCTGCGCGGCGTCATGGAAGAAGAGTTGGCAGCCTTTCACAATGCGAGCGGTGCCACGACCCTGTTCATCACCCATGACCAGCGTGAGGCTATGGCGCTCGCCGACAAGGTGGCGGTGATGTGGGACGGAGAGATCCTGCAGGTTGACGAAGCTGACGCGATCTACCGCCGTCCGAGTTCCCGACGTGTTGCCGGGTTCATCGGGCGCAGCTCCCTGGTGCCGGTCCGGGTCGATGATGTGATCGGCGAGCAGGCAAGGGTGTCGCTTGGACGCAGCTCGATCCTGTCGGACTGCACAGCGGGAACCGCTGCCGGACCTGCGACGCTTCTCATCCGGCCCGAGCACCTTGTCCCGGATGCCGAAAACCCGGATCTGGAAGGAACGGTTCTGCGCACGGTCTACCGGGGCGGGTCCTGGGACGTTTTCGTGGCTGTCGAAGGGCTCAAGGATCCGCTGCTTGTGACGCTTTACGCCAAGGCGGCGGTGGGCGACGTTCTACCGCTTGCGGTCACGCGCAGCTGGGTGCTGCCGGACCAGTGCCCATGA
- a CDS encoding SRPBCC family protein, with protein MAEVVVKQDVNAPLADLWRSWDSFDEIYRFNPVINQSPLLPRSAPTGLGAERICRHVDGKTYLKERIIGYQPEEHIVVDIFDANLPLKKAVVTLDFEALSPDQSRVTMRIAFTPKFGPVGWLMVPLMKSQFRKGLSGLLSANAGFVEKGVEVHPKVAA; from the coding sequence ATGGCGGAAGTTGTCGTCAAACAGGACGTAAATGCCCCGCTGGCCGATCTCTGGCGCAGCTGGGACAGTTTCGACGAGATCTACAGGTTCAATCCCGTCATCAACCAGTCGCCGCTCCTTCCAAGGAGCGCGCCGACCGGACTGGGCGCCGAGCGCATCTGCAGGCATGTCGACGGAAAGACCTACCTGAAGGAACGGATCATCGGCTATCAGCCGGAGGAGCATATCGTCGTGGATATCTTCGACGCCAACCTGCCGCTCAAGAAGGCCGTCGTGACCCTGGATTTCGAGGCGCTGTCACCTGATCAGAGCCGCGTGACCATGCGGATCGCCTTCACGCCGAAATTCGGACCTGTCGGATGGCTGATGGTGCCTCTGATGAAGTCGCAGTTCAGAAAGGGCCTGTCGGGACTCCTGTCGGCAAATGCCGGTTTTGTTGAAAAAGGTGTCGAGGTTCATCCGAAGGTAGCTGCCTGA
- a CDS encoding iron ABC transporter permease, with the protein MPIPLQTSSPSEKATLIALVAGATAICGLPLLLLFKTGLTSGTGLDLEPLLEAMQNRSVQRALWNSIESSFLSALAATMLGTLLALLVGLTDIRAKGLLVFLLLLPLMIPPHVTAIAWIQALGPASPVLRWLGIAPELGSTHPLYSREGLVLLLSLQHSPLVFLLVRAALRSFPRELSDAARISGAGTWTLLRRITLPLLGPSLLAGFALAFVAALGNFGINALIGIPARYTTLPVLVWRRLASFGPDILPNVAVISVILAVVALLAILLQSLLQRRMRASLIGLPQDPLAISLGRKRPYIEALLWGFVALVLLLPAASLVATSLVRTYGLPLGLDTLTPENFVEVVWRQSVTLRAFANSTMIAGIAALVIAAASLLLGYFLTHRRRAHRQWAGLVLTQSEIAFAVPGLVMSIAFILAFIRPVPVLNVSLYGTLWIILIAYVSVFLAVGLKPVLAAFLQMDGTLEDAARVSGAGFFTRMRRIFTPLAAPSAASGAILVFLTAYNEVTVSALLWSTGNETIGTTIFNYEDGGYTTLAAAMSVVVVAATLLIMLAMNALSDRVPAGTIPWKD; encoded by the coding sequence GCTTTTCAAGACCGGCCTGACCAGCGGAACCGGCCTGGATCTCGAACCATTGCTTGAAGCGATGCAGAACCGCTCCGTGCAACGCGCCCTGTGGAACTCGATTGAAAGCAGTTTCCTGTCCGCGCTCGCGGCGACCATGCTCGGAACCCTGCTCGCGCTTCTTGTCGGCCTGACCGACATCCGTGCGAAAGGACTGCTGGTGTTCCTCCTGCTTTTGCCCCTGATGATCCCGCCGCACGTGACGGCAATAGCCTGGATCCAGGCGCTTGGACCGGCAAGCCCCGTACTGCGCTGGCTGGGAATTGCGCCGGAACTCGGTTCCACCCACCCTCTTTATTCGCGCGAAGGGCTCGTGCTTCTGCTTTCGCTTCAACACAGCCCGCTTGTTTTTCTGCTTGTACGCGCTGCCTTGAGATCGTTTCCGCGCGAGTTGTCGGATGCTGCCCGCATATCCGGCGCAGGAACCTGGACCTTGTTGCGCCGGATCACGTTGCCACTCCTCGGCCCTTCCCTGCTTGCTGGCTTCGCCCTTGCCTTTGTCGCGGCGCTCGGCAACTTCGGCATCAACGCGCTCATCGGCATTCCGGCGCGCTACACCACGCTGCCTGTTCTGGTCTGGCGCCGCCTGGCGAGTTTCGGCCCGGATATCCTGCCGAATGTTGCAGTGATTTCCGTCATCCTCGCAGTGGTCGCGCTGTTGGCCATCTTGCTCCAGAGCCTTCTGCAAAGACGCATGCGTGCCAGCCTGATCGGGCTGCCACAGGACCCTCTTGCCATTTCGCTCGGACGGAAACGACCTTACATTGAGGCGCTCCTCTGGGGTTTCGTTGCCCTGGTTCTGCTTCTGCCGGCGGCGTCCCTGGTCGCAACGTCCCTGGTCAGGACCTACGGGCTGCCGCTGGGGTTGGACACGTTGACACCGGAGAATTTCGTGGAAGTCGTCTGGCGGCAGTCGGTGACCTTGAGGGCCTTTGCCAACTCCACCATGATTGCCGGCATTGCAGCACTCGTCATCGCGGCGGCAAGCCTGTTGCTCGGCTATTTCCTAACTCACAGGAGACGGGCGCATCGCCAATGGGCAGGGCTTGTGCTGACCCAGTCCGAAATCGCGTTTGCCGTGCCGGGACTGGTGATGTCGATCGCGTTCATCCTTGCGTTCATCCGCCCCGTGCCGGTTCTCAATGTCTCGCTTTACGGCACCTTGTGGATCATCCTGATCGCCTATGTCTCCGTATTCCTGGCGGTCGGCCTGAAGCCGGTCCTGGCCGCGTTCCTCCAGATGGACGGAACCCTTGAAGACGCGGCGCGGGTATCCGGTGCCGGTTTCTTTACCCGGATGAGACGCATATTCACCCCGCTTGCGGCCCCTTCGGCTGCCTCCGGCGCCATCCTTGTCTTCCTCACGGCCTATAACGAGGTCACGGTCTCCGCACTTCTCTGGTCGACCGGAAACGAAACCATCGGAACGACCATCTTCAACTATGAGGACGGCGGCTACACCACATTGGCAGCCGCCATGTCCGTGGTCGTCGTTGCGGCAACGCTCCTGATCATGCTGGCGATGAACGCACTTTCAGACCGGGTTCCGGCGGGAACAATCCCCTGGAAGGACTGA
- a CDS encoding Xaa-Pro peptidase family protein yields the protein MNTEHFGRHRRKIMPAELPLHPGDAAGYEALAAYASEKATVLNRHVLGYGDLAEAEWAALGLQAPDLDAMRAYRLARIRKQLEKYDLSAAILCDPLNVRYATDATNMQVWSTHNAVRYTFVALDGPVVAFDFHHCEHLSGHNLLVDEVRHGIPWFFFEAGPRSEELALKWADELADLVKTHGGGNHRIAIDKARREGVAALQAHGLEFHDGEEVMELARSIKSVDEIKAMRRSIASCEAAMREMEDALVPGMTEWDLWALLHAGNIRRGGEWIETQLLASGPRTNPWFQEASSRVIEDGDLVAFDTDLVGPYGMCCDISRTWLCGDGTPSNEQRSLYQMAHEQIEVNIGMLAPGRTFRELSHEAVSLPDDYLANRYSVLFHGVGLCDEYPAVPYPSDWESGGYDGSLEPGMVVCVESYVGRHGGHEGVKLEEQLLITDTGYERLSTYPYDERLLGRST from the coding sequence ATGAACACGGAACATTTTGGCCGCCACAGGCGGAAGATCATGCCGGCCGAGCTGCCGCTTCACCCCGGCGACGCAGCGGGCTACGAGGCGCTTGCAGCCTATGCCAGCGAAAAGGCAACGGTGCTCAACAGGCATGTGCTCGGCTATGGCGACCTCGCCGAGGCCGAGTGGGCCGCCCTGGGCTTGCAAGCCCCCGACCTGGACGCCATGCGCGCCTACCGGCTCGCCCGTATTCGTAAACAGCTCGAAAAATACGACCTGAGCGCCGCAATTCTGTGCGACCCGCTGAATGTCCGCTACGCGACGGACGCAACCAACATGCAGGTCTGGTCGACGCACAACGCCGTCCGCTACACATTTGTTGCCCTGGACGGGCCCGTCGTTGCGTTCGATTTCCATCATTGCGAACACCTGTCCGGGCACAACCTGCTGGTCGACGAAGTCCGCCACGGCATTCCCTGGTTCTTTTTCGAAGCCGGCCCGCGCTCAGAGGAACTTGCACTGAAATGGGCGGACGAACTCGCTGATCTGGTCAAGACCCATGGCGGCGGCAACCATCGCATTGCCATCGACAAGGCCCGCCGCGAAGGCGTTGCGGCCTTGCAGGCGCACGGGCTGGAATTCCATGACGGTGAAGAAGTCATGGAACTGGCACGGTCGATCAAGAGCGTCGACGAGATCAAGGCGATGCGCCGGTCGATCGCGTCCTGCGAGGCGGCCATGCGGGAAATGGAAGATGCGCTCGTGCCCGGCATGACGGAATGGGACCTCTGGGCGCTCCTGCATGCAGGCAACATCAGACGGGGCGGCGAATGGATCGAAACCCAGCTCCTGGCGTCCGGTCCGCGCACCAATCCCTGGTTCCAGGAGGCATCGTCCCGCGTGATCGAGGATGGTGATCTGGTCGCATTCGACACGGACCTGGTTGGTCCCTACGGCATGTGCTGTGACATTTCGAGAACGTGGCTCTGCGGGGATGGAACCCCGTCCAATGAGCAGCGCAGCCTCTACCAGATGGCCCATGAGCAGATCGAGGTCAATATCGGCATGCTCGCACCCGGCCGTACCTTTCGCGAGCTTTCACATGAAGCCGTGAGCTTGCCGGACGACTACCTTGCCAACCGCTATTCCGTTCTGTTCCACGGTGTCGGCCTGTGCGACGAATACCCGGCCGTGCCCTATCCGTCCGACTGGGAAAGCGGGGGATACGACGGTAGCCTTGAGCCCGGGATGGTGGTCTGTGTGGAGAGTTATGTCGGCCGGCATGGCGGCCACGAGGGTGTGAAGCTTGAAGAACAGCTTCTGATCACCGATACGGGATACGAGCGCCTCAGCACCTATCCCTATGACGAACGATTGCTGGGCCGTTCGACGTGA
- a CDS encoding FAD-dependent oxidoreductase, producing the protein MKTHTQVVVIGGGVVGCSVLYHLTKLGWKDVTLVERDELTSGSSWHAAGGFHTLNGDPNVAQLQSYTVDLYKELEEISGQSCSLHLTGGVMLADTPERMDFLRLAQAKGRYLGMELELISVLEAKAMFPMLDEKHFIGALWDPIEGHLDPSGTTHAYAKAARVNGATVYRHTKVEELVQAPDGSWDVVTSKGTIRAEHVVNAGGLWARECGRMVGLELPILAMEHMYLLTDEMPEVVAHNEATGKELIGILDFGGEIYTRQEGKGMLLGTYEQNCRPWSPRETPWDFGHELLAPDLDRIAPELEVGFEHFPALQTAGIKQIINGPFTFAPDGNPLVGPVRGLRNYWVACGVMAGFSQGGGVGLTLANWMINGDPGYDIWGMDVARYGDWATLSYTNAKVQENYRRRFRIRFPNEELPAGRPHQTTPLYDRMLAEGAVMGDSWALETPLWFAPEGVEAKDVFSFHRSNDFEHVGAECRAVRESVGITEIANFAKYEISGPGAEDYLSLLMTNTMPKVGRIVLTPMLNENGKLIGDFTIARASEETFYMFGSSQAEVYHMRWFEKHLPQDGSVTLKAINLGWVGLSIAGPNARKVLEKVTGEDVSAAAFRFMDFREMDVANAPCKVNRITYTGDLGYEIWMSPEYERQVYDALMEAGAEYGIQNFGMRALLSLRLEKNFGTWFREFRPIYGPYEADLGRFVKLSKNRFIGQEAARSEFEQGPAKRRVSFAVDASDADVMGDEPVWHGGKVIGWITSGGYAHWVKKSLAQGYIPAGLAEDTGEGAFEIEILGEMCKATILPDPPFDPKAERMRM; encoded by the coding sequence ATGAAAACTCACACTCAGGTCGTTGTCATTGGTGGCGGCGTCGTCGGCTGCAGTGTTCTTTACCACCTCACCAAGCTGGGCTGGAAAGACGTCACGCTGGTCGAGCGCGACGAGCTCACCTCCGGATCGTCCTGGCATGCGGCCGGGGGCTTCCACACGCTTAACGGCGATCCCAATGTCGCGCAGCTTCAAAGCTACACGGTCGATCTCTACAAGGAACTGGAGGAGATTTCCGGCCAGTCCTGCAGCCTGCATCTGACCGGTGGCGTGATGCTGGCGGATACGCCCGAGCGCATGGACTTTCTGCGCCTCGCCCAGGCCAAGGGCCGGTATCTGGGCATGGAACTGGAACTGATCTCGGTCCTGGAAGCCAAGGCCATGTTCCCGATGCTCGACGAAAAACACTTCATCGGTGCGCTCTGGGATCCGATAGAAGGCCACCTCGACCCGTCCGGCACCACCCACGCCTACGCCAAGGCCGCACGCGTGAACGGCGCGACCGTCTACCGGCACACAAAGGTCGAAGAGCTGGTGCAGGCGCCGGACGGCAGCTGGGACGTCGTCACCAGCAAGGGCACCATCCGGGCGGAACATGTCGTCAATGCCGGCGGCCTGTGGGCGCGCGAATGCGGACGCATGGTCGGTCTTGAACTGCCAATCCTCGCCATGGAGCACATGTATCTGCTGACCGACGAAATGCCGGAGGTCGTTGCCCATAACGAGGCAACGGGCAAGGAACTGATCGGCATCCTGGATTTCGGCGGCGAGATCTACACACGCCAGGAAGGCAAGGGCATGCTGCTGGGAACCTACGAGCAGAACTGCCGTCCGTGGAGCCCGCGCGAGACCCCCTGGGATTTCGGCCACGAACTGCTGGCGCCCGACCTCGACCGCATCGCACCGGAGCTTGAAGTCGGCTTCGAGCATTTCCCGGCGCTGCAGACGGCGGGGATCAAGCAGATCATCAACGGCCCCTTCACCTTCGCACCCGACGGCAACCCCCTCGTCGGGCCGGTCAGGGGTCTCCGGAACTACTGGGTCGCCTGCGGCGTGATGGCCGGGTTCAGCCAGGGCGGCGGCGTTGGATTGACGCTTGCAAACTGGATGATCAACGGCGATCCGGGATACGACATCTGGGGCATGGATGTCGCCCGCTACGGCGACTGGGCGACGCTCTCCTACACCAACGCGAAGGTGCAGGAAAACTACCGCCGCCGGTTCCGCATCCGGTTTCCGAACGAGGAACTTCCGGCCGGCAGGCCGCACCAGACCACCCCGCTCTATGACCGCATGCTGGCTGAGGGTGCGGTCATGGGAGACAGCTGGGCGCTTGAAACGCCGCTCTGGTTCGCACCGGAGGGCGTGGAGGCAAAGGATGTCTTCTCCTTCCACCGGTCCAACGACTTTGAGCATGTCGGCGCTGAATGCCGTGCGGTGCGCGAGAGCGTCGGCATCACGGAAATCGCCAATTTCGCGAAATACGAAATCAGCGGACCGGGCGCGGAAGACTACCTGTCGCTCTTGATGACCAACACCATGCCGAAGGTCGGCCGGATCGTGCTGACGCCGATGCTCAACGAAAACGGCAAGCTGATCGGCGACTTCACCATCGCGCGCGCCTCCGAAGAGACATTCTACATGTTCGGCTCGTCGCAGGCCGAGGTCTATCACATGCGCTGGTTCGAAAAGCACCTGCCGCAAGACGGGTCGGTGACCTTGAAGGCGATCAATCTCGGCTGGGTCGGTCTCTCCATCGCCGGCCCGAATGCGCGCAAGGTGCTTGAGAAAGTCACCGGCGAAGACGTGTCGGCCGCTGCGTTCCGGTTTATGGACTTCCGTGAAATGGACGTCGCCAATGCGCCGTGCAAGGTCAACCGGATCACCTATACCGGCGACCTGGGCTACGAGATCTGGATGAGCCCGGAATATGAACGCCAGGTCTATGACGCCCTGATGGAAGCCGGGGCCGAGTACGGCATCCAGAATTTCGGCATGCGGGCGCTGCTGTCCCTGCGCCTTGAAAAGAATTTCGGCACCTGGTTCCGCGAATTCCGCCCGATCTACGGGCCATATGAAGCCGACCTCGGCCGGTTCGTGAAGCTGTCGAAAAACCGCTTCATCGGCCAGGAGGCTGCACGATCCGAATTCGAGCAAGGCCCCGCGAAGCGGCGCGTCAGCTTTGCCGTGGACGCCTCCGATGCCGACGTCATGGGCGATGAACCGGTCTGGCATGGCGGCAAGGTCATCGGCTGGATTACCTCCGGCGGCTACGCCCATTGGGTGAAGAAGTCTCTGGCTCAGGGATACATACCCGCAGGGCTTGCCGAAGACACCGGCGAAGGCGCGTTCGAAATCGAAATTCTGGGCGAAATGTGCAAGGCGACCATCCTGCCCGACCCGCCGTTCGATCCGAAAGCCGAACGCATGCGCATGTAA
- a CDS encoding trimethylamine methyltransferase family protein, with the protein MTEDLGTVALNETAPPRRGRRRRGGGEKAGPDLFPQKPFRQPRHIFKPIEAISADELESIHDASMRVLEEIGMDFLHEDAKAMLKAAGAEVKPGEDRVRMDRAMIEELVAKAPAEFTLRARNRNHDLQIGGDAIMFSCVASTPNVVDRDGGRRPGNREDFQKLLKLGQFFNIIHAPLGYPVEPVDLHASIRHLDCIADAIRLTDKALHLYSLGKERNHDGIELARIANGLTHEELVGTPCTLTVINTSSPLRLDTPMLQGIIEMARAGQVSVVTPFTLAGAMAPVTVAGALTLQNAEALAGIAFAQLVRPGAPVVYGGFTSNVDMKSGAPAFGTPEYMKAALVSGQLARRYRLPFRSSGVCAANTVDYQAALETTLSEWGAINGGANLIKHAAGWLEGGLSAGFEKFIADIDLLQKIAEYLTPLDVSEAALAVDAIKDVGPAGHFFGTEHTQARYKDAFYPPIVSDWRNYETWSEAGSPIAYDKANMLYKKALEAYEQPALDPAIDEEITAFVDRRKAEGGVPTDF; encoded by the coding sequence ATGACAGAGGACCTTGGTACTGTTGCCTTGAACGAAACGGCCCCCCCACGGCGCGGACGCCGCCGCAGGGGCGGAGGCGAGAAGGCGGGACCGGATCTCTTCCCGCAAAAACCCTTCAGGCAGCCGCGGCATATTTTCAAACCCATCGAGGCGATCTCGGCAGACGAACTGGAATCGATCCACGACGCCTCCATGCGGGTCCTGGAAGAAATCGGCATGGACTTCCTGCACGAGGACGCGAAGGCGATGCTCAAGGCCGCCGGTGCCGAGGTGAAACCGGGCGAAGACCGCGTGCGCATGGACCGCGCCATGATCGAGGAACTCGTCGCCAAGGCACCCGCCGAATTCACGCTTCGTGCCCGCAACCGCAATCACGACCTTCAGATCGGCGGCGACGCCATCATGTTCTCATGCGTCGCCAGCACGCCCAATGTTGTCGACCGCGACGGCGGCCGCAGGCCCGGCAACCGGGAGGACTTCCAGAAGCTTCTGAAACTCGGCCAGTTCTTCAACATCATCCATGCGCCGCTCGGCTACCCTGTCGAGCCCGTGGACCTTCATGCCTCCATCCGGCATCTGGACTGCATCGCCGACGCCATCCGCCTGACCGACAAAGCGCTCCATCTCTATTCGCTCGGCAAGGAACGCAATCACGACGGCATCGAACTTGCCCGGATCGCAAACGGTCTGACGCACGAGGAACTGGTCGGCACACCCTGCACACTGACGGTGATCAACACATCGTCGCCGCTGCGTCTCGACACCCCCATGCTTCAGGGCATCATCGAGATGGCCAGGGCGGGACAGGTCTCCGTCGTCACGCCCTTCACCCTTGCCGGCGCCATGGCACCCGTCACCGTCGCCGGGGCTTTGACGCTGCAGAACGCCGAAGCGCTGGCAGGCATTGCCTTCGCGCAGCTTGTCCGTCCGGGAGCACCGGTCGTTTACGGCGGCTTCACCTCGAATGTCGACATGAAGTCCGGCGCACCGGCTTTCGGCACGCCGGAATACATGAAGGCCGCACTTGTCAGCGGCCAGCTTGCAAGACGCTACAGGTTGCCGTTCCGCTCCTCCGGTGTCTGTGCCGCCAACACGGTCGATTACCAGGCAGCGCTTGAAACGACGCTGTCGGAATGGGGCGCGATCAATGGCGGCGCCAATCTGATCAAGCATGCGGCCGGCTGGCTCGAAGGCGGCCTCAGCGCCGGCTTCGAGAAATTCATTGCCGACATCGACCTCCTGCAGAAGATCGCCGAATACCTGACACCGCTGGACGTTTCCGAAGCCGCGCTTGCCGTTGATGCGATCAAGGATGTGGGACCCGCGGGGCACTTCTTCGGGACCGAACATACGCAGGCGCGCTACAAGGACGCCTTCTACCCGCCGATCGTGTCGGACTGGCGCAACTATGAGACATGGTCGGAAGCGGGCAGCCCGATCGCTTACGACAAGGCCAACATGCTCTACAAGAAAGCGCTCGAGGCTTACGAGCAACCCGCCCTCGATCCCGCGATCGACGAGGAAATCACCGCCTTTGTCGACCGGCGCAAGGCCGAAGGCGGCGTACCCACCGATTTCTAG
- a CDS encoding haloalkane dehalogenase, which yields MTEETRTGLGRRALLKGAATGGAALALIQALPAAAQQSEKTLGSDPAAPYGVPIGTAFPFQKKEMPVLDSSIAYVDEGAGRPVVFLHGNPTSSYLWRNIIPHVPEGYRAIAPDLIGMGDSGKPDGDYRFEDHARYLDTFLDQLDLTDAILVVHDWGSALGMRYARLNPDRIAGLVFLEAIVPPVLPVASFDDMPGPLADFFRLMHSDKGADMVLNQNFFVEFVLPQMGVVRAMSEAEMDHYRQPFPTPESRKPVLVWPREVPIEGKPADVVEEVRLNGEWLLSSQIPKLMFYAEPGALMPKPVADFLTANVANIEARFVGAGSHFLQEDHPHVIGQGIADWLRRI from the coding sequence ATGACTGAGGAAACCAGAACCGGTCTTGGGCGGCGTGCCCTGCTCAAAGGCGCGGCAACCGGCGGAGCGGCACTGGCGCTGATACAAGCGCTTCCGGCAGCTGCACAACAGAGCGAAAAGACGCTCGGGTCCGATCCGGCGGCGCCCTACGGTGTGCCGATCGGCACGGCGTTTCCATTCCAGAAGAAGGAGATGCCGGTTCTCGATTCAAGCATCGCCTATGTCGATGAAGGTGCGGGCCGTCCGGTGGTCTTTCTTCACGGCAACCCGACATCGTCCTATCTTTGGCGTAATATCATTCCACACGTGCCGGAGGGTTACAGGGCCATCGCTCCCGATCTGATCGGGATGGGCGACAGTGGCAAACCGGACGGCGATTACCGGTTTGAGGATCATGCCCGGTATCTCGACACATTTCTCGATCAGCTGGACCTGACCGACGCCATCCTGGTGGTTCACGACTGGGGGTCGGCGCTCGGCATGCGTTATGCGCGGCTGAATCCCGACCGCATAGCCGGGCTGGTGTTTCTGGAGGCCATCGTGCCGCCCGTCCTGCCGGTCGCATCCTTCGACGACATGCCCGGACCACTTGCAGATTTTTTCCGTCTGATGCACAGCGACAAGGGCGCCGACATGGTGCTCAACCAGAATTTCTTCGTCGAATTCGTGCTGCCGCAAATGGGTGTCGTGCGCGCCATGTCCGAAGCTGAGATGGATCACTACCGCCAACCCTTTCCGACACCTGAAAGCCGCAAGCCGGTCCTCGTCTGGCCGCGGGAAGTGCCGATCGAAGGCAAACCCGCCGACGTCGTCGAGGAAGTCCGGCTCAACGGCGAATGGCTTCTGTCGAGCCAGATCCCCAAGCTTATGTTCTATGCCGAGCCGGGAGCCCTGATGCCGAAGCCCGTCGCAGACTTCCTGACGGCAAACGTTGCCAATATCGAAGCGCGTTTCGTCGGGGCCGGATCGCATTTCCTCCAGGAGGATCATCCGCATGTCATCGGCCAGGGCATTGCCGACTGGCTGCGCCGGATCTGA
- a CDS encoding phosphotransferase encodes MNERLSDSDLLAFLQGLLPVKDWSSARLRPLPVNYTSRFWRLDTPERIFVVKEFFPGAEVNPLYPTLPDQEAEALNFLARYELAPALETYTQSPSGTPLLVYGYGPPVTDQIDVGEAADLIGRIAELREPVPGHREVPAGYHEVLENGDAMLAAIPDSRKAVNLKRLRPSDDAVKRRKIKRVLVHRSFCLGTIQSTEGGARMIDWQFAGYGDPVEDIAGFVSPGLLKLYGLHPLVAYAEEMFLKHYPNRDTAERFLEERGAYHWRLAAYCLFRHETLGQTNAPAARAYGRALEEEVDLLLRLRSK; translated from the coding sequence GTGAACGAACGGCTTTCCGATTCAGATCTTCTTGCCTTCCTCCAGGGCCTGTTGCCGGTCAAGGACTGGAGCAGCGCGCGTCTGCGCCCGCTTCCGGTCAACTACACCAGCCGTTTCTGGCGTCTCGACACGCCGGAACGGATCTTCGTGGTGAAGGAGTTTTTTCCGGGCGCTGAAGTCAATCCGCTTTACCCGACCTTGCCTGACCAGGAAGCCGAGGCGCTGAATTTCCTGGCAAGGTATGAGCTTGCGCCCGCACTGGAAACCTACACCCAAAGCCCGTCCGGGACCCCGCTTCTGGTCTACGGCTACGGGCCGCCGGTCACTGACCAGATCGATGTCGGCGAAGCTGCGGACCTGATCGGCCGGATTGCCGAACTCAGGGAACCGGTGCCCGGGCACCGGGAAGTGCCGGCCGGATATCATGAGGTACTGGAAAACGGAGATGCGATGCTTGCCGCCATTCCGGACAGCCGGAAGGCCGTGAACCTCAAGCGGCTGAGACCGAGTGATGACGCAGTCAAACGGCGGAAGATCAAGCGCGTGCTTGTGCATCGCAGTTTCTGCCTCGGGACAATCCAGTCGACCGAGGGCGGCGCGCGCATGATCGACTGGCAGTTTGCCGGCTATGGCGATCCGGTCGAGGACATTGCCGGCTTCGTGTCGCCGGGTCTCCTGAAGCTCTACGGATTGCATCCCCTGGTCGCCTATGCGGAAGAGATGTTCCTGAAGCACTATCCGAACCGGGATACCGCCGAAAGGTTCCTGGAAGAGCGTGGCGCCTATCACTGGCGGCTGGCGGCCTATTGCCTGTTCAGGCATGAAACGCTCGGCCAGACCAACGCACCGGCCGCACGCGCCTATGGGCGTGCGCTGGAAGAAGAGGTCGATCTGCTGCTCAGGCTCAGAAGCAAATAG